One genomic segment of Arthrobacter sp. JZ12 includes these proteins:
- a CDS encoding alternate-type signal peptide domain-containing protein yields MNKMAKGAIATAAGVVLLIGGGGTLALWQTDAEAEAGTITAGNMTLSAQGEGVWTVNGGTQPIKIGEYPIVPGDTVTFTQTLTADLDGQNLVANLSVSGLEDDLSEFDSLDISEPRFITVPETGTGTSITQVSVGVTKFTGAIDFTFEDVDELIDATEVHDLGQISFSLQQVRP; encoded by the coding sequence ATGAACAAGATGGCAAAGGGCGCCATTGCAACAGCCGCTGGAGTCGTGTTGCTGATCGGCGGCGGCGGGACACTGGCGCTTTGGCAGACAGATGCCGAAGCCGAGGCCGGCACCATCACAGCAGGCAACATGACGTTGAGTGCGCAGGGCGAAGGCGTATGGACGGTCAACGGGGGAACTCAGCCAATCAAAATCGGAGAATATCCAATCGTTCCGGGCGATACTGTCACCTTCACGCAGACCCTTACTGCTGACCTCGATGGTCAGAACTTGGTCGCCAATCTGAGTGTTAGCGGTCTTGAGGATGACCTCAGCGAATTCGACAGCCTTGATATTTCAGAGCCCCGATTCATCACAGTCCCGGAAACGGGAACCGGTACGTCGATCACACAGGTCAGCGTAGGAGTTACGAAGTTTACTGGGGCGATTGACTTCACGTTCGAAGACGTAGACGAACTCATTGATGCAACTGAGGTGCATGACCTCGGACAGATTAGCTTCTCGCTTCAGCAGGTACGCCCGTAG
- a CDS encoding LuxR C-terminal-related transcriptional regulator has protein sequence MSPQDTSATKDPGFIGGLPVTFPGTAALSGERAALAKEIAAALMSGNTAGAVILGELGIGKSVLLQHTSTALADHAYVVQLRGSAFGSRVRYGALSFLLAELDENILDRPVLILEGLIGLLQERAAGKPVILAIDNADQLDENSVMLIGQLVSSQTVLILASCREVAGSVHEFAQMCRANAMERFELTPLSAEDTGLLLREILGQPMSRLAISTLYRHGQGNPRWLSLLCHDYVQCGKLELHQGVWVITDHHFQMQSTTRDAICETVAHLPSSQRDLINLIGAAGEVPLAALQQYCDPTDLDALQEQSLVTIGSDRALTVRLTCNLLREAVRSGMLTSRRQALVQQLRAAAPVQAVAAHPHTHSTDDGGSRQRGEARVAGALAAAREGRYADVLLQLREHTTPELDVLHPEYRTLAVALVAEALAMTGRIDDSLALAESTEAIVDSQQHPVADQAAQCLANMRLAAGVWTTTPNSRHASKHPIADSTWCELADGLLLAFAGNPQEALTMLMPALRQCEASNLAGLGALASAAVDYCQAVLGQGSRLSSSFLWPDAAEVGKSSWLVRRLTLHFTILTGAYTKSRGQAAEELLALSRKDHALGVSAFELLSLSSALRLGEARAIEPLLTVSARCQGDFARLCELYAKGMDNFDLQLMLQAMEEARSLDYRSFSQDAAETALQFAAETRRRSDSRLAHRRVDATLTDLREHGRRESILNSLTAREAEVVRMIAEGKSNKEIAAHLDVSVRTVEGHLYQVYSKLHVRNREELARLLAADQGRIT, from the coding sequence GTGAGTCCACAAGACACCAGCGCGACCAAAGACCCAGGGTTCATCGGCGGACTGCCGGTGACGTTTCCCGGTACAGCTGCGCTGAGCGGTGAGCGCGCTGCCCTCGCCAAGGAGATTGCTGCGGCACTGATGTCGGGCAACACAGCAGGCGCTGTCATCCTCGGCGAACTGGGTATCGGTAAATCAGTCCTGCTGCAACACACGTCCACCGCGCTCGCGGACCACGCGTACGTCGTGCAACTCCGTGGATCGGCTTTCGGGTCTCGAGTCCGTTATGGAGCACTGAGCTTCTTGCTCGCAGAGCTGGATGAAAACATTCTCGACCGCCCTGTCCTGATCCTCGAGGGGCTTATCGGGCTGCTTCAGGAACGTGCAGCCGGCAAACCCGTGATCCTGGCGATAGACAACGCGGACCAGTTGGACGAAAACTCCGTCATGCTGATCGGCCAGCTTGTGTCGAGCCAAACCGTGCTGATTCTTGCGAGCTGCAGGGAAGTAGCCGGTTCCGTCCACGAGTTCGCGCAGATGTGCCGGGCGAACGCTATGGAGCGGTTTGAGCTGACGCCCCTGTCTGCAGAAGACACCGGCCTGCTGTTGCGGGAAATCCTCGGTCAGCCCATGTCACGCCTCGCAATTTCCACCCTGTACCGCCACGGTCAGGGCAATCCCAGGTGGCTTTCCCTGCTCTGCCACGACTACGTTCAGTGCGGCAAACTCGAACTCCACCAGGGTGTCTGGGTTATCACCGATCACCACTTCCAGATGCAAAGCACCACCAGGGACGCAATCTGTGAGACTGTCGCGCACCTGCCCTCCTCCCAGCGGGACCTGATCAACCTCATAGGCGCAGCGGGAGAGGTTCCGTTGGCGGCCCTGCAGCAGTACTGCGACCCGACGGACCTTGACGCCCTCCAGGAGCAGTCGCTGGTGACGATCGGCAGCGACAGGGCGCTGACGGTCAGGCTCACCTGCAACCTCCTCCGCGAGGCGGTGCGCAGCGGAATGCTCACCAGCCGCCGGCAGGCACTCGTTCAGCAACTACGCGCGGCAGCTCCAGTACAAGCTGTTGCGGCTCACCCGCATACCCACTCAACCGACGACGGCGGTAGCCGGCAACGCGGCGAGGCCCGCGTTGCAGGGGCCCTCGCCGCGGCCCGCGAGGGGCGGTACGCCGACGTCCTGCTGCAGTTACGTGAGCACACCACCCCGGAGCTCGACGTCCTGCACCCCGAATACCGCACACTCGCCGTGGCCCTCGTCGCCGAAGCCCTCGCGATGACCGGCCGCATCGACGATTCGCTGGCGCTCGCCGAGAGTACTGAAGCCATCGTCGACTCACAGCAGCACCCCGTCGCTGACCAGGCGGCACAGTGCCTGGCGAACATGCGCCTCGCTGCCGGTGTCTGGACCACCACCCCGAACTCGCGCCATGCGAGCAAACACCCGATAGCCGACAGCACCTGGTGCGAACTCGCAGACGGGCTGCTCCTGGCATTCGCCGGCAACCCACAGGAAGCACTCACCATGCTTATGCCTGCCCTACGCCAGTGTGAAGCGAGCAATCTCGCGGGACTGGGCGCGTTGGCATCAGCAGCTGTGGACTACTGCCAGGCGGTGTTGGGGCAGGGCAGCCGGCTGTCGTCGTCGTTCCTGTGGCCCGACGCCGCGGAAGTGGGCAAGAGTTCCTGGCTGGTCCGCCGGCTGACCCTGCACTTCACCATCCTCACCGGTGCATATACGAAATCCCGTGGCCAGGCCGCTGAGGAGTTGCTGGCGCTCAGCAGGAAGGACCATGCTCTGGGCGTCAGCGCCTTCGAGTTGCTGAGCCTCTCCAGTGCGTTGCGGCTAGGTGAGGCGCGCGCCATCGAACCGCTGCTGACCGTAAGCGCCCGTTGCCAGGGAGACTTTGCCAGGCTCTGCGAGCTGTACGCCAAGGGGATGGACAACTTCGACCTTCAGCTGATGCTGCAGGCGATGGAGGAAGCGCGCAGCCTCGACTACCGGTCCTTCTCCCAGGACGCCGCGGAGACAGCCCTCCAGTTCGCTGCGGAGACCCGCCGTCGAAGCGATAGTCGACTGGCGCACCGGAGGGTCGACGCAACCCTCACCGACCTCCGGGAACATGGGCGCCGGGAGAGCATACTGAACAGCCTGACCGCCCGTGAGGCCGAGGTTGTGCGAATGATCGCGGAGGGAAAAAGCAACAAGGAGATTGCCGCGCATCTGGATGTCTCCGTCCGCACCGTGGAAGGACACCTCTATCAGGTCTACTCGAAGCTTCATGTCCGAAACAGGGAGGAACTTGCACGGCTGCTGGCCGCTGACCAGGGCCGGATCACGTGA
- a CDS encoding helix-turn-helix transcriptional regulator has product MTVGDGTTELVGREDVVESIADSLRSGVSGAAVFGEVGMGKSALVDVLVRRFESEMLVFHLRASAALGSIPYGALSQFVHGLEESELSSPLIVLRRLKSRFQKLQETDGRPVLLIVDDAHELDESSSHILEQLLMAGTVRLLVLGRDHASNEGVFALSRDGLLACFELSPLSEEDVRTYTEREVGGQVAAGTITMIADWSGGNPYLMRAMVSHGLRTGQLEEVNGVWVATSRTEQIDPFLTNLVKELLQRCSPAEWYLIQTVALLEPVTLSVLAELIDISLVTLLIDCGLLNLADEGTEQVTNRYPLCADVARRGVPVGRSRELREQAQRLVGNSLPETIGLMRWVHWSLDIGEAVDDLDLLNAAGLANISFDPKAALRFASAVVSPERKAEAQMQSAYAHMCTDEIDAALEEVEEALASAADGETLDSAALVAAAIALHTGRAGAAVASVADAWESARARLAPADQGSTLTGTILRLYSEHLAGRHTRTLGTLEDLVSAGLGTSREQMLARILLAEALDAVGRTDDGVDIALHAGALLRSDPTLAAFYPSALFRCVLTVLRAGRHDDAIRFIDKCSLTAPPRYIYYGGEAPALRGIALIRGGHVSEGLSYLTGGIAALRKSDAALMLPYAVGHAAFAMMLLGDRAGSRRLAADFEALQNPGPESEHMIARGYIAAALEGLNSPDNPALLTLAERARAGGMAAAERKLLELLTLLGGSSHLDRMAELAEGLQGETGRALHFIAKALLEGSPDVMVEAAGRADAAGLPLLGAECLARAAHAYAEQGLSRMERATLQQLKRHPAGLPKARTDLRKVAAVSLTSREREIVRLVLEGLTNHAIAESLTVSTRTVEGHLYRIYMKLGITRRDELSQDHLES; this is encoded by the coding sequence GTGACGGTCGGGGACGGGACCACTGAACTCGTCGGACGGGAAGACGTTGTCGAATCAATAGCCGACAGTCTCCGGTCGGGTGTAAGTGGAGCAGCGGTCTTCGGGGAAGTCGGTATGGGGAAGTCGGCGTTGGTCGATGTGCTGGTTCGGCGGTTCGAAAGTGAGATGCTGGTATTCCACCTTCGCGCCAGCGCGGCGTTAGGAAGCATTCCCTATGGCGCGCTCTCGCAATTTGTGCACGGGCTGGAGGAAAGCGAGCTCAGCTCCCCGCTGATAGTGCTGCGGCGGTTGAAAAGCCGCTTCCAAAAGCTTCAGGAGACGGACGGCCGACCGGTGCTGCTCATCGTCGATGACGCCCATGAACTGGACGAGAGCAGTAGCCACATCCTGGAGCAACTCCTCATGGCAGGGACCGTCCGGCTCCTGGTACTGGGCAGGGACCACGCGTCTAACGAGGGTGTCTTCGCGCTGAGTCGGGATGGGCTCCTGGCGTGCTTCGAACTGTCTCCACTTTCGGAGGAGGACGTCCGGACCTATACCGAACGGGAAGTCGGGGGCCAGGTTGCGGCTGGCACGATCACTATGATCGCGGACTGGTCGGGAGGGAATCCGTATCTCATGCGGGCGATGGTCTCCCACGGTCTGCGCACCGGCCAACTCGAGGAGGTCAATGGCGTCTGGGTGGCGACGAGCAGGACGGAACAGATCGATCCCTTCCTCACCAACCTTGTCAAGGAACTGCTGCAGCGCTGCAGCCCGGCGGAGTGGTACCTCATCCAGACGGTTGCCCTGCTGGAACCGGTCACCCTCTCAGTCCTCGCGGAGCTGATCGACATTAGCCTGGTAACCCTTCTGATTGACTGCGGCCTGCTCAACCTGGCGGATGAAGGAACAGAACAGGTGACCAACCGATACCCGCTCTGCGCTGACGTGGCCCGGCGCGGAGTACCGGTGGGCCGCAGCCGCGAGCTCCGGGAGCAGGCACAACGGCTCGTGGGGAATTCCCTGCCCGAAACCATTGGTCTGATGCGCTGGGTCCATTGGTCGTTGGACATAGGTGAAGCTGTCGATGATCTGGACCTGCTCAACGCCGCGGGACTGGCCAACATCAGCTTCGACCCAAAAGCGGCCCTGCGCTTCGCCTCCGCCGTGGTGTCCCCCGAGCGGAAAGCGGAGGCGCAGATGCAATCCGCCTACGCCCACATGTGCACGGACGAGATTGATGCGGCGCTTGAAGAGGTCGAGGAGGCTCTCGCATCGGCCGCGGACGGGGAAACTCTGGATTCAGCTGCTCTGGTGGCGGCTGCTATCGCACTGCACACGGGCCGAGCCGGTGCCGCCGTCGCATCCGTTGCCGACGCATGGGAGAGCGCCCGGGCCCGGCTTGCCCCCGCAGACCAAGGCAGCACCCTCACGGGTACCATTCTGCGTCTGTACTCCGAACACCTGGCCGGCCGTCACACGCGCACGCTCGGGACGCTGGAGGACCTCGTATCCGCCGGCCTCGGAACCAGTCGTGAGCAGATGCTGGCCCGGATCCTACTTGCAGAAGCCCTCGATGCCGTGGGCCGAACAGACGACGGAGTGGACATCGCGTTACACGCGGGAGCCCTCCTTCGATCGGACCCGACTCTGGCAGCCTTTTACCCCTCGGCGCTATTCCGTTGCGTTCTCACTGTGCTGCGTGCAGGAAGGCACGACGACGCCATCCGATTCATCGACAAATGCTCGTTGACCGCGCCTCCCCGGTATATCTACTACGGCGGAGAGGCGCCGGCCCTCCGCGGTATCGCACTCATCCGGGGCGGTCACGTCAGTGAAGGATTGTCGTACCTGACCGGTGGCATCGCGGCCCTCCGCAAGAGCGACGCTGCGCTCATGCTGCCGTACGCCGTCGGGCATGCCGCCTTCGCCATGATGCTGCTCGGCGACAGGGCCGGTTCCCGGCGCCTCGCTGCGGACTTTGAGGCGCTGCAGAACCCGGGCCCCGAATCCGAACACATGATCGCCCGCGGATACATCGCAGCTGCGCTGGAGGGGTTGAACTCGCCGGACAACCCCGCTCTCCTGACCCTGGCCGAACGGGCACGCGCTGGCGGCATGGCAGCGGCGGAGCGGAAGCTCCTCGAATTGCTGACCCTGCTCGGCGGGTCCAGCCACCTTGACCGGATGGCGGAGTTGGCCGAGGGGCTGCAGGGTGAAACCGGGCGTGCCCTTCATTTCATCGCCAAGGCCCTCCTTGAGGGGAGTCCCGATGTGATGGTCGAGGCCGCGGGTAGGGCCGACGCCGCCGGCCTGCCGCTACTGGGCGCCGAATGCCTGGCCCGCGCGGCACATGCATACGCGGAGCAGGGCCTGTCCAGGATGGAACGGGCTACCCTGCAGCAGCTCAAACGCCACCCCGCCGGGTTGCCGAAGGCGCGCACCGACCTGAGGAAGGTCGCAGCTGTCTCGCTGACTTCGCGCGAGCGGGAGATTGTGCGTCTGGTCCTGGAA